Proteins from one Caulobacter sp. 73W genomic window:
- the bfr gene encoding bacterioferritin, whose translation MQGDKTIINLLNAVLTNELTAVNQYFLHARVYQHWGFARLGKITYDESIGEMKHADMLIKRILFLDGLPNLQDLHKLKIGETVPECMAADLAVEQVGHATLVPGIAACEAAKDYVSRDLLLKILEDTENHIDFLETQLGLVKALGEQNYLQSALGELVGEGHADG comes from the coding sequence ATGCAGGGCGACAAGACCATCATCAACCTGCTCAACGCCGTTCTCACGAACGAGCTGACGGCGGTGAACCAGTACTTCCTGCATGCTCGCGTCTACCAGCATTGGGGCTTTGCGCGTCTGGGCAAGATCACCTACGACGAGAGCATCGGCGAGATGAAGCATGCCGACATGCTCATCAAGCGCATCCTGTTCCTGGACGGCCTGCCCAACCTGCAGGACCTGCACAAGCTGAAGATCGGCGAGACGGTGCCTGAATGCATGGCCGCCGACCTGGCGGTCGAGCAGGTCGGCCACGCCACCCTGGTCCCCGGCATCGCAGCCTGCGAAGCGGCCAAGGACTATGTCAGCCGCGACCTGCTGCTGAAGATCCTGGAAGACACCGAGAACCACATTGACTTCCTGGAGACCCAGCTTGGCCTGGTGAAGGCCTTGGGCGAGCAGAACTACCTGCAGAGCGCGCTCGGCGAACTGGTCGGCGAAGGCCACGCGGACGGCTAG
- a CDS encoding tryptophan-rich sensory protein — MSLLLPALFSLSSLSALRIWNAPASPRRTRALALWGVMQGVNAALVWIAPKRRSAQLVGTLATAGITAAYSETAKRIDTKAAGMVAPYAGLMSFTSAMAGDIRRSREQSETPTVH; from the coding sequence TTGTCCTTGCTCCTGCCGGCCCTGTTCTCGCTGTCCAGCCTGTCGGCCTTGCGGATCTGGAACGCCCCGGCCAGCCCGCGCCGCACCCGGGCGCTGGCCCTGTGGGGCGTGATGCAGGGGGTCAACGCGGCCCTGGTCTGGATCGCGCCCAAGCGCCGCTCGGCCCAACTTGTCGGCACGCTCGCCACCGCGGGGATCACCGCCGCCTATTCCGAAACCGCCAAGCGCATCGACACCAAGGCCGCCGGCATGGTGGCCCCCTATGCGGGCCTGATGAGCTTCACCAGCGCCATGGCCGGCGACATCCGCCGCTCCCGCGAACAGTCCGAGACGCCCACGGTTCACTGA